CTGCATTGTAAGGATGGAGTTCACCCCAATTCCAGCCTGTGGTAGGGGGGATAAAATAACTATTTTTAGAGCTGACTATATCAGTGTTTTTAATTTCAGAACCCTGGCTGGAGGATAAAACTGCAGTAACCGAAACTAATTTTCCGTCAGGAATAATTAAAGTATCTCCCTTGATTAAAGTGTCTCCCGACAAACCATTGAAATCTTTAATTTTGTTAGCATCTACTTTATAAGTTGAGGCAATCTTCCCAAGAGTATCACCACTTTTGACTTGATACTGAATGCCCGAGACGGGCAGGATAATCAATTCTTGTCCGGGTTTAATAAGATTGCCGTTTTTAAGATTATTGGCCCAAACGAGAGTGTTGAGGCTAATACCAAATTCTGAGGCAATTTTCCCTGGGGTATCGCCATCTTTTACTACGTAGGTCATTACTTCGCGACGATTCAGTTGAGAACCATTGTTACCGGTTAGAGAAGCATTATTATCCAAGAACCCCCCATCATAAACAATAAAATTGCTATTCGCAGGACTAGCGCTATTGGCTGCCATTTCCGCCAGTTCGCTGTCAGAGGCCATGGCCGATTGAGAAAAATAGTAGAGGGCAGAATGGCTAATATCTTCTATATATTGAGGATAGGCTTTAGTAGCATTACGGCTAGTGTTTGCCTCTGTGTCATTAAACTGGTATGATTTGGTAATCACCGATTTATAAATAATTTCTCCAGGAATTAGCAAGACCATCAAAAAAAGAACTAAAACTAATTGTTCTTTTAAGCGGCGGTCACCTTTGGCAATAAGCCCCCCAAAAAGGCTTTTTACGAAAGCGTTACCTTGCTTTATAATAAGGGAGGCTCTAACAGAAATATTTTTAAGAATCTCTTTCATTGATTTGATTGGCTCTAGACAAAACACGCTAGGGGAACCGAGCCATTAAAAAAAGCCTTTAAAGGCTAGTAACTTAATTTTATCACGCTAATGTTTAAAAATGCAAGCCAAGGCCAAAATGTTAGGCCCAATAAATTAATGGGGCAGAACTTTCTTACTAATACAGCCCTTTTGGAAAGAATGACCTCAACCTTAGCTATTAAGGAGGGGGATAAAATAATTGAAGTAGGTCCGGGCACGGGTAATTTGACAGATTATCTAATAAACAGCATGGCTGGAGAAATCTTGGCTATAGAAAAAGATAAAGGTCTGGCCATTGGTTTAATAAACAAATATAGGAGTATTCCCAAACTGACTATTCTACCTCAAGATATTCTCTTTTGGTTAAAGCAACCGCAAAATAGGCAAAAATTGCCCCGTTATAAGGTAATAGGCAATATCCCTTATTATCTAACCGGCCAGCTTATGCGACTACTTTTAAACGGCGAGTTTCAGCCAATTTCAATTGTTCTCACTATCCAAAAGGAGGTAGCCCAAAGGATTGTGGCGCAACCACCCCAAATGACAGCACTTTCAGCTATCGTGCAAACCCTTAGCGAGCCTAAAATAGTTTTTACCATAGGCAGAGGCAACTTTAAGCCTATTCCCAATGTGGATTCGGCTGTCATTTCCATAAAGCCCAAACCTATTTACGATTCGAACCAAACTCAATCAATCATAAAAACCATAAAAGCCGGTTTTCTCCATCCCCGCAGACTGCTCTTGAGCAATTTGGCTGAAGGATTAGAGATAGAAAAAAGTAAAATTACTAGCATTTTCGCTAGTTTAAACTGGGATACTCAATTAAGGGCTCAAAATCTAACTGTAGCCGACTGGAAAAAAATTTCAGTGTCTTTAAATGGTTAATTTTTTCTTTCTATTTGTTCCATTTTGGTCTATAATATAGCCATAAAGAGAAAATATATATGAAACGATTTTCTAAATTTTTTTGTGTTGNNNNNNNNNNNNNNNNNNNNNNNNNNNNNNNNNNNNNNNNNNNNNNNNNNNNNNNNNNNNNNNNNNNNNNNNNNNNNNNNNNNNNNNNNNNNNNNNNNNNTGGTTTAAACAATTTCTTCAATTAATTAACTGCGGGATTATATCTCTAGTAAGCAAAGTAATTGAATGGGGCACGGACCTTATGAGCCTCTTTATAGACCCTAGTTTTTGGAATGGTATAAGCAAGAATCCCGCCGTTGTTGCCGGATTCGGAGCTTCTGTCCATATAGTCAATATCGTTTTCTCTGTCATTCTTGTCGTCATGGCCATTGGCACTATTTTAAACTTGAAGAGCTATAGAATCAATGATTTAATCACCAAGTTTATAGTCGTTGCCCTACTGATTAATTTCACATTGGTCATTGCCGGTTCAGTTATTGATTTGGCGAATTATCTGTCTTTATATTTTCTCAATCTAACTCAATACAGCAGCGCTGGAGGGAATATAGCTAGCGCTTGGGTAGGCATATTCAGCGGAGTCT
The nucleotide sequence above comes from Candidatus Paceibacterota bacterium. Encoded proteins:
- a CDS encoding peptidoglycan DD-metalloendopeptidase family protein; translation: MKEILKNISVRASLIIKQGNAFVKSLFGGLIAKGDRRLKEQLVLVLFLMVLLIPGEIIYKSVITKSYQFNDTEANTSRNATKAYPQYIEDISHSALYYFSQSAMASDSELAEMAANSASPANSNFIVYDGGFLDNNASLTGNNGSQLNRREVMTYVVKDGDTPGKIASEFGISLNTLVWANNLKNGNLIKPGQELIILPVSGIQYQVKSGDTLGKIASTYKVDANKIKDFNGLSGDTLIKGDTLIIPDGKLVSVTAVLSSSQGSEIKNTDIVSSKNSYFIPPTTGWNWGELHPYNAVDFANRCGTPVYAAADGIVTLAIGNNAWNSGYGNYIKIQHPNGALTLYAHLSVVSVKDGQSVTQGQVIGAIGNTGNVTGPTGCHLHFEVRGMTNPFAK
- the rsmA gene encoding 16S rRNA (adenine(1518)-N(6)/adenine(1519)-N(6))-dimethyltransferase RsmA; this translates as MFKNASQGQNVRPNKLMGQNFLTNTALLERMTSTLAIKEGDKIIEVGPGTGNLTDYLINSMAGEILAIEKDKGLAIGLINKYRSIPKLTILPQDILFWLKQPQNRQKLPRYKVIGNIPYYLTGQLMRLLLNGEFQPISIVLTIQKEVAQRIVAQPPQMTALSAIVQTLSEPKIVFTIGRGNFKPIPNVDSAVISIKPKPIYDSNQTQSIIKTIKAGFLHPRRLLLSNLAEGLEIEKSKITSIFASLNWDTQLRAQNLTVADWKKISVSLNG